The following are encoded together in the Humulus lupulus chromosome 5, drHumLupu1.1, whole genome shotgun sequence genome:
- the LOC133834278 gene encoding pentatricopeptide repeat-containing protein At4g31850, chloroplastic-like, producing the protein MYYNSGSFSYTCAAFTESVIVIATSSSHYHSVSFKGRSFGNNVKVSSYGPLRKQMGLCGFVMKIPKEGVELSLTKERKKKKVLKSSQEFIRALKSTKDPYSAFYYFKVVAEQSAPSTSNVVLTTKTCNYMLEVLMTHKRVEDMAAVFDLMQKKKVKRSLNTYLAIFDGLYIRGGIRQAPIALEKMRNAGFVLNASSFNGLICFLLQSGFCGEALEVYNRMVMEGMKPGLKVYSALMVAFGKQKDTQTVMSLLKEMERLGLRPDIYTFTICIRVLGMAGKIDEAYDVLKRMDKEGCKPDVVTYNVLIDALCNAGKIDNAKALFVDMKASRHKPDRVTYITLLGKLSDCGEVDSMKEIWDEMEADGFAPDVVTFTILINALCKAGNVGKAFDTLDVMKEKGISPNLRTYNTLIRGLLKESSCVPDIFTYNLLLGEHGKSGKIIGEHGKSDKITKLLGIYEEMCSGGCKPDTITYNILISSLVKFSCVDKAIDLYYDHVGRDFSPSPHTYGSLIDGLFKLGRHEEAMLFFHEMAEYGCKANRVIFNILINGFGKAGDVETACHLFRRMVKDGIRPDLKTYTVLVDSLCLLGNVDEALCYFEELKQSGLSLNIVCYKLLINALGRSLRVEEALSLYNEMQSRGICPDRYTYNSLILSLGMAGMVEQAVCMYEELQLKGFEADVFTYNALIRAYITSGNTDHAFAVYKKMIVVGCDPNVGTVVQLSNQTPSIFS; encoded by the coding sequence ATGTATTATAATAGTGGTAGTTTCAGTTATACTTGTGCTGCTTTTACAGAGAGTGTAATAGTAATAGCTACTTCTTCTAGTCATTATCATAGTGTGTCATTTAAAGGAAGAAGCTTTGGAAATAATGTAAAGGTTTCCTCGTACGGGCCCTTGAGAAAACAAATGGGTCTATGTGGGTTTGTTATGAAAATCCCAAAGGAAGGAGTGGAACTGAGTCTAACcaaggagaggaagaagaagaaagtttTGAAATCTTCACAAGAGTTTATAAGGGCTCTTAAGTCTACCAAGGACCCATATTCTGCATTTTATTATTTCAAGGTTGTTGCTGAGCAAAGTGCCCCCTCCACTTCTAATGTTGTTCTCACCACTAAAACTTGCAATTACATGCTTGAAGTTTTGATGACTCATAAGAGGGTGGAGGATATGGCTGCTGTTTTTGATTTAATGCAGAAGAAAAAGGTTAAACGAAGTTTGAACACTTATCTAGCTATTTTTGATGGTCTTTACATAAGGGGTGGAATTCGACAAGCACCAATTGCGCTTGAGAAGATGAGAAATGCTGGGTTCGTTTTAAATGCGTCTTCATTTAATGGGCTGATTTGTTTTCTTCTCCAGTCAGGGTTTTGTGGGGAGGCTTTGGAGGTTTACAACAGAATGGTTATGGAAGGGATGAAGCCTGGCTTGAAGGTGTATTCAGCACTGATGGTGGCatttggaaagcaaaaggatacTCAAACTGTAATGAGTTTGTTAAAAGAGATGGAACGTTTGGGATTGAGGCCTGATATTTATACATTTACCATATGCATTAGGGTTCTTGGAATGGCAGGGAAAATTGATGAGGCCTATGATGTATTGAAGAGAATGGACAAAGAGGGATGCAAGCCAGATGTTGTTACTTATAATGTTCTCATTGATGCTCTCTGTAATGCAGGTAAAATTGATAATGCAAAGGCATTGTTTGTAGATATGAAAGCTAGCAGGCACAAACCTGATCGTGTTACTTATATCACTTTGTTGGGCAAGTTAAGTGATTGTGGAGAGGTAGATTCTATGAAAGAAATTTGGGATGAAATGGAAGCTGATGGTTTTGCTCCTGATGTAGTTACATTCACCATTCTTATTAATGCTCTCTGCAAAGCAGGCAATGTTGGCAAGGCGTTTGATACTTTGGATGTGATGAAAGAGAAAGGGATCTCACCAAATCTTCGTACTTACAACACCTTGATTAGGGGACTATTAAAGGAAAGTAGTTGTGTCCCTGATATTTTCACATACAACTTGTTACTTGGTGAGCATGGGAAGTCGGGGAAAATCATTGGTGAGCATGGGAAGTCAGATAAAATCACTAAACTATTGGGAATATATGAAGAAATGTGTAGTGGGGGATGCAAGCCTGACACAATCACATATAACATACTCATTTCCAGTTTAGTGAAATTTAGTTGTGTCGATAAGGCTATTGATTTGTACTATGATCATGTTGGTCGTGATTTTTCCCCCTCTCCTCATACGTATGGTTCGCTCATTGATGGACTTTTTAAGTTAGGAAGACACGAAGAAGCAATGCTTTTCTTCCATGAGATGGCAGAATATGGATGCAAAGCTAATCGTGTGATTTTTAATATTCTTATAAATGGGTTTGGAAAAGCAGGAGACGTGGAAACTGCCTGTCATTTGTTCAGAAGAATGGTTAAAGATGGAATAAGGCCAGACCTTAAGACTTACACCGTTCTTGTGGATTCTCTCTGTCTTTTAGGAAATGTTGATGAAGCTCTGTGTTACTTTGAGGAACTAAAGCAGAGTGGTCTTAGTCTTAATATAGTTTGTTATAAACTTTTGATTAATGCACTTGGAAGATCACTGAGGGTAGAAGAAGCTTTATCACTCTACAATGAAATGCAGAGCAGAGGAATTTGTCCTGATCGTTACACATACAACTCACTAATACTCAGTCTTGGGATGGCGGGAATGGTGGAGCAAGCAGTTTGTATGTATGAAGAACTACAGCTTAAGGGTTTTGAAGCTGACGTTTTCACCTACAATGCTCTCATTCGAGCCTACATCACGTCAGGGAATACAGATCATGCTTTTGCAGTTTACAAGAAAATGATAGTTGTTGGCTGCGATCCGAATGTGGGAACGGTTGTACAGCTTTCTAATCAAACTCCCAGTATTTTTTCATAA
- the LOC133777955 gene encoding phospholipid scramblase family protein C343.06c-like, with protein sequence MSFLVDKLQLNLCRVNGEIQDLEVFRLLSLSERVVAMSLDNDYFSRHGGWGLPLMVFLRLRRPFVALVTNAEGNELFRVRRPFWWINSSIYAEVNGKEVGVVHRRWHLWRRIYDLYLGNKQFAVVENPGFWNWTFTLKDINGHVLAEIDRDWRGFGFELFTDAGQYVIRFGSTDPSSKHGAAEAVQDLEVFRPLSLSERPVAVALAISLDNDYFSRHGGWGLPLIAVGE encoded by the exons ATGAGCTTTCTGGTGGATAAACTACAGCTCAATTTATGCAGAGTCAATGGAGAG ATCCAAGACTTGGAAGTCTTCCGTCTGCTGAGTTTATCTGAGAGAGTTGTGGCTATGTCATTGGACAATGACTATTTCTCAAGACATGGTGGCTG GGGATTGCCTTTGATGGTG TTTCTTCGCTTGAGGCGCCCTTTTGTTGCTCTTGTAACTAATGCAGAGGGTAATGAGCTTTTCAGG GTACGTAGGCCGTTTTGGTGGATAAACAGCTCAATTTATGCAGAGGTCAATGGAAAG GAAGTTGGGGTGGTTCACAGGCGATGGCATCTATGGAGGAGGATTTATGATTTGTACCTGGG GAACAAGCAGTTTGCAGTGGTTGAAAACCCTGGCTTTTGGAATTGGACATTCACTTTGAAGGACATCAATGGCCATGTGCTCGCTGAGATAGATCGTGACTGGAGAGGTTTCGGCTTTGAG CTTTTTACTGATGCTGGTCAATACGTGATTCGCTTTGGAAGTACCGATCCAAGCTCCAAGCATGGAGCTGCTGAAGCG GTCCAAGATTTGGAAGTGTTCCGTCCACTGAGTTTATCGGAGAGACCTGTGGCTGTTGCTCTTGCTATATCATTAGACAATGACTATTTCTCAAGACATGGTGGCTG GGGATTGCCTTTGATAGCGGTTGGCGAGTAG
- the LOC133777960 gene encoding receptor-like protein EIX2, producing the protein MNSVIPKCFYSFPNLAHLYLRGNNLQGTISSDVANLTSIVSFDLSDNALAGSIPKSMGKLCNLEAIDLSYNNYKGRVSMVFESLLSGCLVKKLKSLHLDGNLFDSFTGEISDEIGVFENLVDLSLKNNNFSGPIPMSICQNLRSIKSLDISRNNFSGSIPECLVSLKKLEFLRISYTQLSGPLPKSLGSLSKLKSLVISYNQLSGPLPISLGSLSNLEILDIASNNFEGDVSEVHFSNLTKLIEIHASENNLTMKVSSYWTPPFSLDSVELRNWNLGPHFPVWLKSQKSISEIDMSNTGISDVIPSWLWNCPSHNKYWCLSIDLSENQIYGEIPEFPNDGSYNLNLSYNKLTGSLPHIPVAIILDLSNNYLAGSISNFLCYRKTYAISLYLENNLLSGKIPNCWMYWPRLLTIDLDNNNLTGKIPSSIGSLHELRSLHIHNNSLIGEIPEPLKNCSALSVLDLSFNKLVGTIPRWIGSLPMLRFLVLRSNNLTDLIPVELCKLSSLQVLDASNNNLTGVIPKCLKNLTAMTSKSYQFQSMYYFVITANNQQSRENANLVIKGRENQYDSILYLLSALDLSDNKLSGEIPEELTSLQALQSLNLSGNYLSGSIPKKIGSMAKLESLDLSRNRLSGHIPSGQIPTSTQLQTMDASGFIGNKLCGPPLLIKCREDHLTLNRDASSEDGERKDDEYWFRLGIGMGFGVSFVGVIGEIPTSTQLQSMDASCYIRNQLCGLPLLKKCREDREITPKDASTEDEEEKYWFRLGIVVGFGVGFAGVIGPMLACGFWRRAYSWFFNEYMWYKIEDCFIRVRYKLQN; encoded by the exons ATGAATTCTGTCATTCCCAAATGCTTTTATAGTTTTCCCAATCTGGCACACCTCTACCTTCGTGGTAATAACTTGCAGGGCACTATTTCAAGCGACGTAGCAAATTTGACTTCTATTGTCAGTTTTGACTTGTCAGATAATGCTTTAGCAGGAAGTATACCGAAATCTATGGGAAAACTTTGCAATTTGGAGGCAATTGATTTGTCATACAATAACTACAAAGGCAGAGTCTCAATGGTATTTGAAAGCTTGTTGTCGGGTTGCCTTGTAAAAAAGCTAAAGTCCTTGCATTTGGATGGAAATTTGTTTGATTCCTTTACTGGAGAAATCTCAGATGAAATAGGAGTTTTCGAGAATTTAGTTGATCTTTCtctcaaaaataataatttttctggTCCCATTCCTATGTCAATATGTCAAAACTTACGATCCATAAAGTCATTAGATATTTCTAGAAACAATTTCAGTGGCTCTATTCCAGAATGCTTGGTTTCTCTCAAAAAGTTAGAATTCCTCCGAATCTCCTATACCCAATTAAGTGGACCACTTCCAAAAAGTCTTGGGTCTCTCTCAAAATTAAAATCTCTCGTTATTTCCTATAATCAATTAAGTGGACCACTTCCAATCAGTCTTGGGTCTCTCTCAAACTTAGAAATTCTTGATATTGCGTCAAACAATTTCGAAGGTGATGTGTCTGAAGTTCATTTTTCCAACCTCACAAAGCTCATTGAAATACATGCTTCTGAAAATAATTTGACTATGAAAGTAAGTTCATACTGGACTCCTCCCTTTTCTCTTGACTCTGTGGAACTAAGAAATTGGAACTTGGGTCCTCATTTTCCTGTATGGCTAAAATCACAAAAAAGTATTTCTGAGATAGACATGTCCAACACTGGAATTTCAGATGTCATTCCTAGTTGGTTATGGAATTGTCCTTCCCATAATAAATATTGGTGTCTTTCTATTGACTTGTCCGAAAACCAAATCTATGGAGAAATTCCTGAATTTCCAAATGATGGTTCTTATAACTTAAACTTGAGCTACAACAAGTTGACAGGTTCGTTACCTCATATTCCAGTTGCCATCATACTAGATCTTTCAAATAACTACTTGGCTGGTAGCATTTCTAACTTTCTTTGTTATCGAAAAACTTATGCAATAAGTCTATATCTCGAAAATAATCTTTTATCAGGAAAGATTCCCAACTGTTGGATGTATTGGCCAAGGTTATTGACGATAGACTTGGATAACAATAATCTCACTGGGAAAATTCCAAGCTCTATTGGATCTTTACATGAGTTACGGTCATTGCATATTCACAATAATAGCCTCATTGGAGAAATACCAGAGCCTCTTAAGAATTGTTCAGCTTTAAGTGTTCTTGACCTTAGTTTTAATAAGTTGGTGGGAACTATACCAAGATGGATCGGAAGTCTTCCAATGCTGCGCTTTCTTGTGCTTCGTTCAAACAACTTGACAGATCTTATTCCAGTTGAGCTATGCAAACTTTCTTCACTTCAAGTATTGGATGCTAGCAACAACAATTTGACAGGGGTTATACCgaaatgtttaaaaaatttaacggCTATGACCTCTAAATCATATCAATTTCAGTCAATGTATTATTTTGTCATCACCGCTAATAATCAACAATCTAGAGAGAATGCAAATCTTGTAATTAAAGGAAGGGAAAACCAGTACGACAGCATCTTATATCTCTTAAGTGCCTTAGACCTTTCAGACAACAAATTATCAGGAGAAATCCCAGAAGAACTTACAAGTCTCCAAGCATTACAATCGCTGAATTTGTCGGGAAACTATTTGAGTGGGAGCATTCCAAAGAAGATTGGCAGTATGGCAAAGTTGGAATCTCTTGATCTCTCAAGAAACCGATTGTCCGGTCACATTCCTTCAG GACAAATTCCAACAAGCACCCAACTGCAAACCATGGATGCTTCGGGCTTTATTGGCAACAAATTGTGTGGACCACCACTCCTCATAAAGTGTAGAGAGGATCATCTGACATTGAATAGAGATGCAAGTAGTGAAGATGGAGAAAGAAAAGATGATGAATACTGGTTCCGATTGGGCATAGGAATGGGGTTTGGAGTGAGCTTTGTAGGTGTCATTG GAGAAATTCCCACAAGCACCCAACTTCAGAGCATGGATGCTTCTTGCTATATTAGAAACCAACTTTGTGGACTTCCACTCCTGAAAAAGTGCAGAGAAGATCGTGAAATAACACCTAAGGATGCAAGTACtgaagatgaagaagagaaaTACTGGTTTCGATTAGGCATAGTGGTCGGATTTGGAGTTGGCTTTGCAGGTGTCATTGGTCCTATGTTGGCCTGTGGTTTTTGGAGACGTGCTTACTCTTGGTTCTTCAACGAGTACATGTGGTACAAGATTGAGGATTGCTTTATCAGAGTAAGGTACAAGCTGCAAAATTAG